In Neofelis nebulosa isolate mNeoNeb1 chromosome 10, mNeoNeb1.pri, whole genome shotgun sequence, one DNA window encodes the following:
- the LOC131486681 gene encoding vomeronasal type-2 receptor 116-like, with amino-acid sequence MTMTPDDAACERRPEDEWPDMEKSWCIPKMLDFVSYHEPLGAVLAVCTALLFLLALAILGIFIRHHHTPIIQASNHQLSYLLLSSLVCCFLGPFLFIGHRRPFTCAVRQAAFGVTFATCVSTVLAKPVVVLAAFQPPDKLVCTLGDLMAPTACELYGAWDHDDGKV; translated from the exons ATGACCATGACACCGG atGATGCTGCATGTGAGAGGCGCCCTGAGGACGAGTGGCCTGATATGGAGAAGAGCTGGTGCATCCCCAAAATGCTTGACTTCGTCTCCTACCATGAGCCCCTCGGTGCAGTGTTGGCTGTCTGCACAGCCCTGCTCTTCCTCCTTGCCCTGGCCATCTTAGGCATCTTCATCCGGCACCACCACACCCCCATCATCCAAGCCAGTAACCACCAGCTCAGCTATCTTTTGTTGTCCTCCTTGGTCTGCTGTTTCCTCGGCCCCTTCCTGTTCATTGGGCACCGAAGGCCCTTCACGTGTGCTGTGCGCCAGGCAGCTTTTGGGGTCACCTTCGCAACCTGTGTGTCCACTGTCCTGGCCAAGCCCGTCGTGGTCCTGGCAGCCTTCCAACCACCTG ACAAACTTGTGTGCACTCTGGGTGATCTGATGGCCCCCACGGCCTGTGAGCTCTACGGAGCCTGGGACCACGATGATGGTAAAGTGTGA
- the LOC131487885 gene encoding olfactory receptor 6Q1, with translation MQPYAPNWTHVTEFVIVGFAGVHEARPLFFTLFLTMYLFTLVENLAIIVVVALDHRLRRPMYFFLTHLSCLEIWYTSVTVPKMLAGFIGVGGGKNISYAGCLSQLFIFTFLGATECFLLAAMAYDRYVAICMPLRYAALVSWGACVRLAAACWLAGLLTPVLPIYLMSQLTFCGPNVIDHFFCDASPLLALSCSDVTLKETTDFLVSLAVLLASSTVISVSYGNIVWTLLHIHSAAERRKAFSTCAAHLTVVSLFYGTLFFMYVRTKVASSVNFNKVVSVFYSIVTPMLNPLIYSLRNREVKGALGRALSLRSWKGQQGGR, from the coding sequence ATGCAGCCATATGCCCCAAACTGGACCCACGTAACGGAGTTTGTCATAGTGGGCTTTGCTGGGGTGCATGAAGCACGCCCCCTCTTCTTTACACTCTTCCTCACCATGTACCTATTCACCCTGGTGGAGAACTTGGCCATCATCGTGGTGGTGGCTTTAGACCACCGGCTACGTAgacccatgtatttcttcctgacGCACTTGTCCTGCCTTGAAATCTGGTACACTTCGGTGACAGTGCCCAAGATGCTGGCTGGTTTTATTGGGGTAGGTGGGGGCAAGAACATCTCCTATGCTGGCTGCCTGTCCCAGCTCTTCATCTTTACCTTCCTGGGGGCAACGGAGTGTTTCCTACTGGCtgccatggcctatgaccgctatgtggccatttGTATGCCTCTCCGATATGCGGCCTTGGTGTCGTGGGGCGCCTGCGTCCGTCTGGCCGCTGCTTGTTGGCTGGCAGGCCTCCTCACACCTGTTTTGCCTATCTACCTCATGTCCCAGCTGACGTTTTGTGGCCCCAACGTCATCGACCACTTCTTCTGTGATGCCTCACCGCTGCTAGCCTTGTCCTGCTCAGATGTCACCCTGAAGGAGACCACAGACTTCCTCGTTTCTCTGGCGGTGCTCCTGGCCTCCTCTACGGTTATTTCTGTGTCCTATGGCAACATCGTCTGGACGTTGCTGCACATCCATTCAGCTGCTGAGCGCAGGAAGGCCTTCTCCACTTGTGCAGCTCACCTGACAGTGGTGAGCCTCTTCTATGGCACTCTTTTTTTCATGTATGTCCGGACCAAAGTGGCCTCCTCCGTCAACTTCAACAAGGTGGTGTCTGTCTTCTACTCCATTGTCACGCCAATGCTCAACCCCCTCATCTATAGTCTTCGGAACAGGGAGGTGAAGGGAGCTCTGGGCCGAGCCTTGTCCCTCAGGTCTTGGAAAGGTCAGCAAGGAGGAAGGTGA